The Thalassophryne amazonica chromosome 8, fThaAma1.1, whole genome shotgun sequence genome includes a window with the following:
- the slc25a44a gene encoding solute carrier family 25 member 44a: MQQKGAIQIIEWEDLDKRKFYSLGVFMTLTTRATVYPASLIRTRLQVQKGKTLYTGTFDAFCKILRAEGVQGLYRGFMVNTLALIAGQAYITTYELVRKYVSFYSPSNTVKSLVAGGSASLVAQTITVPIDVVSQHLMMQGQVGGNLNRFKVKSKMMLAPTKPKVTFGQSRDITMQIYAADGFRGFYKGYIASLLAYIPNSALWWPFYHFYSEQLSLLAPSQCPHLILQAFAGPMAAATASTITNPMDVVRARVQVEGNSSIIETFKQLLREEGVWVITKGLSARIISSMPTSVLIVVGYETLKKLSLRSDLIETRHW; encoded by the exons ATGCAACAGAAAGGTGCTATCCAAATAATTGAATGGGAAGACCTGGACAAGAGGAAGTTCTACTCTCTGGGTGTCTTCATGACATTGACCACCAGGGCCACGGTCTACCCAGCCAGTCTCATCCGTACCCGTCTGCAGGTGCAGAAGGGCAAAACGCTATACACAGGCACCTTCGATGCTTTCTGCAAGATTTTACGTGCGGAGGGAGTGCAAGGCCTCTACCGTGGCTTCATGGTCAACACCTTGGCGTTGATCGCAGGACAGGCATATATCACCACTTATGAATTGGTGCGCAAATACGTGTCTTTCTACTCACCCAGTAACACGGTAAAGTCCCTGGTGGCAGGAGGGTCAGCGTCCCTGGTGGCCCAGACCATCACTGTCCCTATAGATGTGGTATCTCAGCACCTGATGATGCAAGGGCAAGTGGGAGGAAACCTGAATCGCTTCAAAGTCAAATCCAAAATGATGCTTGCACCAACAAAACCCAAAGTGACTTTTGGGCAATCCCGTGACATCACCATGCAGATATATGCAGCTGATGGTTTCCGAGGATTTTACAAGGGCTATATAGCGTCACTACTCGCATACATCCCAAATAGTGCGCTCTGGTGGCCGTTTTATCATTTTTATTCAG AACAGTTGTCCTTGTTGGCGCCGAGTCAATGCCCTCACCTGATTCTGCAGGCTTTTGCAGGGCCAATGGCAGCAGCAACCGCTTCCACTATCACAAACCCCATGGATGTGGTTCGAGCCAGAGTTCAG GTGGAGGGAAACTCATCTATCATTGAGACGTTCAAACAGTTGCTCAGAGAGGAGGGTGTCTGGGTGATAACTAAGGGACTGTCTGCCCGCATCATTTCGTCCATGCCCACGTCTGTGCTCATTGTGGTGGGATACGAGACTCTGAAGAAACTGAGCCTGCGGTCTGATCTGATTGAAACGAGACACTGGTGA